The Allofrancisella frigidaquae genome has a segment encoding these proteins:
- a CDS encoding pilin, which yields MKKTNQKGFSLVELMVVIAIIAILAAVAVPMYSNYTTRAKIGSELSKLGGAKAQVAEGIANNNGSVTGVTASDLPSGASVTDGVISLTSTEVSGATITLTPTAASGAITWACNVSGVTSSQVPSNCTNN from the coding sequence ATGAAAAAGACAAACCAAAAAGGTTTCTCACTTGTTGAGTTAATGGTAGTGATTGCTATTATCGCTATTCTAGCAGCAGTAGCTGTACCTATGTATTCAAACTATACTACTCGTGCTAAGATAGGTTCTGAGCTTTCAAAATTAGGTGGCGCAAAAGCTCAGGTTGCTGAAGGTATCGCTAATAACAATGGATCTGTAACTGGTGTAACGGCATCAGACTTGCCAAGTGGGGCTTCTGTAACTGATGGTGTAATCTCATTAACATCAACAGAAGTATCTGGTGCTACAATAACACTTACACCTACTGCAGCATCTGGCGCAATTACTTGGGCTTGTAACGTAAGTGGTGTAACTTCATCTCAAGTTCCTTCTAATTGCACAAATAACTAA
- a CDS encoding pilin, translating into MKKTTQKGFSLIELMMVIAIIAILAAIAIPIYANYKERAQITSAINSIGGIKAKIEDNINNNIDISTQTYETPQGVSVINGSSSGGTIEVNLSKTNPDTFTNPNDTIKLTGVISGSMFNWTCSHNSNASSLTTSNVPPACSSTF; encoded by the coding sequence ATGAAAAAAACAACACAAAAAGGCTTTTCCCTCATTGAACTAATGATGGTGATTGCAATTATTGCCATCCTAGCAGCAATAGCTATTCCAATATATGCTAACTATAAAGAACGAGCACAAATTACTAGTGCTATAAATAGCATAGGTGGAATAAAAGCAAAAATAGAAGACAATATAAATAACAATATAGATATATCTACCCAAACTTACGAAACTCCCCAGGGTGTCTCAGTAATTAATGGTAGCTCATCTGGCGGCACAATTGAGGTTAACTTAAGCAAAACAAACCCCGACACATTTACAAATCCTAATGACACTATCAAACTTACTGGAGTTATTAGCGGTAGCATGTTTAATTGGACGTGCTCACATAACTCTAATGCTTCAAGTCTAACGACTAGTAACGTACCGCCGGCTTGCTCTAGCACTTTTTAA
- a CDS encoding phosphomannose isomerase type II C-terminal cupin domain produces MASNINQIGKIYQRPWGTYQTLNFTEKSQTKIITVKPKGQLSLQKHFKRAEHWVVVTGNPTITVDDNVCEYKVGDHIFIPKESIHRLENFTDSDIQIIEVQVGDYLGEDDIVRLEDIYKRD; encoded by the coding sequence ATGGCTTCTAATATTAATCAGATTGGAAAAATTTATCAGCGTCCTTGGGGTACGTATCAAACCCTTAATTTTACAGAAAAAAGCCAAACTAAAATAATAACAGTTAAACCCAAAGGACAACTGTCTTTACAAAAGCATTTTAAGAGAGCAGAACACTGGGTTGTAGTTACTGGTAATCCAACTATTACAGTTGATGATAATGTATGTGAATATAAAGTTGGTGACCATATTTTCATACCTAAAGAGTCTATTCATAGGCTTGAAAATTTTACAGATAGTGATATTCAAATAATTGAGGTCCAAGTTGGTGATTATTTAGGAGAAGATGATATCGTACGTTTAGAAGATATTTATAAACGTGACTAA
- a CDS encoding superoxide dismutase family protein, which produces MKKRYKLFGVGFVVLLSSCSFFNSDKSYDLEHDGELIVHLKNTQTGKDVGTVTISPYIADKEIQGMIFTPHLYNLPPSSTHGFHIHVNPSCSNKGMAAGGHWDPDNTGKHLGPYNDKGHKGDLPKLIVKADGTATKPIIAPKLKSLEELEGHSLMIHEGSDNYSDDPKPLGGGEARMWCGVITD; this is translated from the coding sequence ATGAAGAAAAGATATAAATTATTTGGTGTTGGTTTTGTAGTATTGTTGTCAAGTTGTAGTTTTTTTAACAGTGATAAATCTTATGATTTAGAGCATGATGGTGAGCTAATTGTTCATCTAAAAAATACCCAAACTGGTAAAGATGTTGGTACAGTAACTATTTCTCCATATATTGCCGATAAAGAAATTCAGGGTATGATTTTTACGCCACATTTATATAATTTGCCACCTTCAAGTACACATGGGTTTCATATACATGTTAATCCAAGCTGCAGTAACAAAGGTATGGCAGCAGGTGGGCATTGGGACCCTGACAATACAGGTAAGCATTTAGGTCCATATAATGATAAAGGTCATAAAGGTGATTTACCAAAATTAATAGTCAAAGCTGACGGTACAGCAACTAAACCAATAATCGCACCAAAGCTGAAATCTCTAGAAGAGTTAGAAGGACATAGTTTAATGATTCACGAAGGTTCAGATAACTATTCTGATGATCCCAAGCCTTTAGGCGGCGGAGAGGCCAGAATGTGGTGCGGCGTTATTACAGATTAA
- the aroC gene encoding chorismate synthase, whose protein sequence is MSGNTFGKIFTVTTCGESHGDSLLAIIDGCPANIELSEADIQLDLDRRKPGQSKFTTQRKEPDEVKIISGIFEGKTTGTPIGLVIKNQDQKSKDYGEIKDKFRPGHADYTYFKKYGIRDYRGGGRSSARETAMRVAAGAIAKKILKQHGIEIYGFCSQIGDLKISFKDKSFINQNPFFIADIDAQTKCEELIHQIRKEGDSVGAEVTVIATGMQAGFGRPVFDRLDANIAYALMSINAVKAVSIGDGFECVTQKGSQHRDEISQEQGFLSNHAGGILGGISTGQDVIAKLAFKPTSSILKPGKSIDTHGQDTIVITKGRHDPCVGIRGVPIAEAMLALVLVDELLFTNAYREYSNE, encoded by the coding sequence ATGTCAGGTAATACGTTCGGTAAAATTTTCACAGTAACAACTTGTGGTGAAAGCCATGGCGATTCTCTTTTAGCAATCATTGATGGTTGTCCTGCTAATATAGAACTCTCTGAAGCTGATATTCAACTAGACTTAGACAGACGCAAACCAGGCCAATCTAAATTTACTACACAACGCAAAGAGCCTGATGAAGTAAAAATAATCTCTGGTATTTTTGAAGGTAAAACAACAGGTACCCCTATTGGCTTGGTTATTAAAAATCAAGATCAAAAATCAAAAGATTATGGGGAAATAAAAGATAAATTTCGACCTGGTCATGCTGATTATACTTATTTTAAAAAATATGGTATTCGTGACTATAGAGGTGGCGGTCGCTCTTCTGCGCGAGAAACTGCTATGCGTGTCGCTGCTGGTGCAATAGCAAAGAAGATACTCAAACAGCATGGTATTGAGATTTATGGTTTTTGTTCACAAATAGGTGACTTAAAAATAAGCTTCAAAGATAAGAGTTTTATTAACCAAAATCCTTTTTTTATAGCAGACATAGATGCTCAAACAAAATGTGAAGAGCTAATACATCAAATACGCAAAGAAGGTGATTCAGTGGGTGCGGAGGTAACTGTTATAGCAACAGGCATGCAAGCTGGGTTTGGTAGACCAGTATTTGATAGACTTGATGCTAATATTGCTTATGCTTTAATGAGTATAAATGCTGTAAAAGCTGTAAGTATTGGAGATGGCTTTGAATGCGTAACCCAAAAAGGAAGTCAACATCGTGACGAAATTTCCCAAGAGCAAGGCTTTTTATCTAATCATGCTGGTGGTATCTTAGGAGGCATATCTACTGGGCAAGATGTAATAGCTAAATTAGCTTTTAAACCAACCTCAAGTATATTAAAACCTGGCAAAAGTATTGACACACATGGACAAGATACTATAGTAATTACCAAAGGTAGACATGATCCATGTGTTGGTATCCGTGGTGTACCTATAGCTGAGGCAATGTTAGCTTTAGTTTTAGTTGATGAGTTACTATTTACAAATGCCTATAGAGAATATTCTAATGAGTGA
- a CDS encoding DedA family protein, whose translation MSEHDFWQLLIDWGYFAVAIAVLIEGEIFLVMVGIATAASLFNYPLVIVAATIGAIIHDNGVFIFSKLTGKKFIERKQSWQARANQSLKLLDKYDHWAILSIRFLYGLRTITIFIVGLSKVSKLKFITLDAISSFVWAFIYITLGFFFGHAILNFVDHVHIVEWISSNKYLSIFILILISSVIYFSYKIVCSKAKRRIK comes from the coding sequence ATGAGTGAACACGATTTTTGGCAACTGTTAATTGATTGGGGCTATTTTGCTGTAGCTATAGCTGTTTTAATAGAGGGTGAAATATTTCTAGTCATGGTTGGTATTGCCACAGCAGCTTCTTTATTTAACTACCCTTTAGTGATAGTTGCAGCAACTATAGGAGCCATAATTCATGATAACGGTGTTTTTATTTTTTCAAAACTTACAGGCAAAAAATTTATTGAAAGAAAGCAATCATGGCAAGCACGAGCCAACCAATCTTTAAAACTTTTAGATAAATATGATCATTGGGCAATTCTTAGTATTAGATTTTTGTATGGATTAAGAACCATAACTATATTTATAGTTGGTCTTAGCAAAGTTAGTAAGTTAAAATTTATAACCTTAGACGCTATAAGTAGCTTTGTTTGGGCATTTATATACATAACTTTAGGTTTTTTTTTCGGTCACGCAATCTTAAACTTTGTTGACCATGTACATATTGTAGAATGGATATCAAGTAATAAATACTTATCGATATTTATACTTATTTTAATTTCAAGTGTCATATATTTTAGTTATAAAATAGTATGTTCTAAAGCAAAGAGGCGAATCAAATGA
- a CDS encoding PilZ domain-containing protein codes for MSRLDLLKKANTVQKDESAKSTRRSGMLDDKAQQKQLREKNITTNDFLSANDFKNELTPSALEDNNSNSDDIDKESVNVIEIDINDSEGINLESSFIEDIDDNTDKELDSNDKKTSDDIDDETVDIVECNLGVNYSDADIKQELEYVFDHREDIYYLYIKVIKGGGMEINTSKILHLDDIVRISVTLTELKEQVGCEARIISAFPHNIRTAEKNDSNKYHYIVQFIGPNAPETDRVISKYLLGYKIK; via the coding sequence ATGAGTCGGTTAGATCTTTTAAAAAAAGCTAATACAGTACAAAAAGATGAATCTGCTAAATCCACTAGACGAAGTGGGATGCTAGATGACAAAGCTCAACAAAAGCAGCTGAGAGAAAAAAATATCACAACTAATGATTTTTTAAGTGCTAATGATTTTAAAAATGAGCTTACTCCATCTGCACTAGAAGATAACAATTCAAATTCTGATGATATTGATAAAGAGAGTGTTAATGTCATAGAAATAGATATTAATGACAGCGAAGGTATCAACCTTGAAAGTTCTTTCATTGAAGATATTGATGATAATACAGACAAAGAGTTAGATTCAAATGATAAAAAAACTTCTGATGATATTGATGATGAAACCGTCGATATAGTAGAGTGCAACCTCGGGGTTAACTATAGCGATGCTGATATTAAACAAGAGTTAGAGTATGTTTTTGATCACCGCGAAGATATATACTACTTATATATAAAAGTAATTAAAGGTGGTGGAATGGAAATCAACACATCAAAAATTTTACACCTTGATGACATTGTTAGGATTTCTGTAACGTTAACCGAGCTTAAAGAGCAAGTAGGATGTGAAGCTAGAATTATATCAGCATTTCCTCATAATATTCGTACTGCAGAAAAAAATGACAGTAATAAATATCATTATATAGTACAATTTATAGGTCCTAACGCACCAGAAACAGATAGAGTAATTTCAAAATACTTATTAGGTTATAAAATAAAATAA
- the radA gene encoding DNA repair protein RadA codes for MAKHKTAFICQECGATSPRWQGQCHSCNQWDTFVEEIQTDTKKPAKSRMGFAGSVSKAISLGEIKGKEHTRTSTYIQEFDRVLGGGIVKGSVTLVGGDPGIGKSSILLQIMAVLSLKKKVLYVSGEESLEQIALRAERLDLPKDNLLVMCETNIETIADYIIKNKPEVVVIDSIQTIYNPELQSMVGGVSQVRESTAYITQVAKQYDISVFLVGHVTKSGDVAGPRVLEHIVDAVVFIESQDNGRYRLMRTLKNRFGAVNEIGVFAMTDKGMKEVKNPSAIFLNNGRTNLIGSVIVSVWEGTRPLLVELQSLVVDKNINQPPKRLCVGIDNNRLAMILAIVQRYMHLDLYDKDVFLNVVGGIKITETSIDLALISIIYSSVKELEIPHDMLIMGEVGLSGEIRPIPYGVERINEAKKHGFKKIIVPKANISKLVKNDNVEITGITNLNQLKDIITG; via the coding sequence ATGGCAAAACATAAAACAGCTTTTATTTGTCAAGAATGCGGAGCAACCTCGCCGCGCTGGCAAGGTCAATGTCATAGCTGCAATCAATGGGATACTTTTGTCGAAGAGATACAAACAGACACTAAAAAGCCAGCTAAATCACGCATGGGGTTTGCTGGCAGTGTCTCTAAAGCAATCTCTTTAGGTGAGATAAAAGGCAAAGAGCATACACGTACTTCCACTTATATCCAAGAATTTGATAGAGTGCTTGGAGGCGGTATTGTAAAAGGGTCTGTAACCCTAGTAGGCGGTGATCCTGGTATTGGGAAATCATCAATATTACTACAAATAATGGCTGTTTTGTCTCTAAAAAAGAAAGTCTTATATGTAAGTGGTGAAGAATCTCTAGAGCAAATAGCTCTACGTGCTGAAAGGCTTGATTTGCCTAAAGATAATCTTTTAGTAATGTGTGAAACGAATATTGAGACAATCGCGGATTATATTATTAAAAATAAGCCTGAAGTTGTAGTTATAGATTCTATTCAGACAATCTATAATCCAGAGTTACAGTCCATGGTTGGTGGAGTATCACAAGTCCGTGAGTCTACAGCATATATAACTCAAGTTGCTAAACAATATGATATTTCTGTATTTCTAGTTGGCCACGTTACCAAATCAGGAGATGTTGCTGGACCTAGAGTTTTAGAACATATAGTAGATGCTGTAGTATTTATTGAATCCCAAGACAATGGTAGATACCGCCTAATGCGTACTCTCAAAAATAGGTTTGGGGCTGTTAACGAGATTGGCGTATTTGCAATGACTGATAAAGGCATGAAAGAAGTTAAAAATCCTTCAGCTATCTTTCTTAATAATGGTCGCACGAACTTGATTGGAAGTGTTATAGTTTCAGTTTGGGAAGGCACAAGACCTCTACTAGTAGAGCTACAATCACTCGTTGTCGATAAAAATATAAACCAACCGCCCAAAAGACTTTGTGTGGGAATTGATAATAATAGATTAGCTATGATTTTAGCTATCGTACAAAGATATATGCACCTTGATTTATATGATAAAGATGTATTTTTAAATGTAGTTGGTGGTATAAAAATTACAGAAACAAGTATAGATTTAGCTCTTATCTCAATAATCTACTCTAGCGTAAAAGAACTAGAGATACCTCATGATATGTTGATCATGGGTGAAGTAGGTTTATCTGGTGAAATACGCCCCATACCATACGGTGTTGAAAGGATAAATGAAGCTAAGAAACATGGTTTTAAAAAAATAATTGTTCCTAAAGCTAATATTTCCAAACTAGTAAAAAACGATAATGTAGAAATAACAGGTATAACTAACCTTAATCAGCTTAAAGATATAATTACGGGATAA
- a CDS encoding CvpA family protein has protein sequence MNLLESLNFLDILIIILSLTLSLFAAVKGLFKNIVLLILMIFAVILAGILAQKIQQSYINSIVSDPGTAYVVSFILVLIGAYLIIFGVMKVFMKNNKEKETLSNTLFAFFIAIIRYSFIFAIICSTLNSFDSIKDSSLWENSVFVPKLVKVGDYAFNTKVKMQETNLKDYVPKEVAGG, from the coding sequence ATGAATCTTTTAGAAAGTCTTAACTTTTTAGATATTTTGATTATCATTTTGAGCTTGACATTAAGCTTGTTTGCAGCCGTAAAAGGGCTATTTAAAAATATAGTACTACTTATTCTTATGATTTTTGCTGTAATACTGGCAGGTATTTTAGCTCAAAAAATACAGCAAAGTTATATTAATTCTATAGTAAGTGATCCTGGCACTGCTTATGTAGTATCTTTTATTTTAGTCCTTATTGGTGCATATCTTATAATATTTGGTGTCATGAAAGTTTTCATGAAAAATAATAAAGAAAAAGAAACTTTATCAAACACGTTATTTGCTTTTTTTATTGCTATTATTCGCTACAGTTTTATATTTGCCATAATTTGTTCTACTCTTAACTCTTTTGATTCAATAAAAGATAGTTCTCTTTGGGAAAATTCCGTTTTTGTACCAAAATTAGTAAAAGTTGGCGACTATGCTTTTAACACTAAAGTGAAAATGCAAGAAACAAATCTAAAAGATTATGTTCCTAAAGAAGTTGCTGGTGGCTAA
- a CDS encoding NAD(P)H-dependent glycerol-3-phosphate dehydrogenase gives MQKSILVIGAGAWGTALALQLAYKGHNVRISSWRESHNQEMLKNHNNIKYLPNIEKFPNNLTAISNWQESIVDFDQILIATPSSGFKNILTELKEYILPKQGIISATKGFCHNSYALLDEIANEILPGTKFALITGPSFAKEVAQKLPTAVVVASKDIKYAKEVQQLFSNENFRCYTTTDIIGAQIGGAVKNVLAIAAGIAAGMDFGVNAHAALITRGLAEIKKLGLKLGADSETFIGLSCLGDLLLTCSDNQSRNRRFGLYIGQGYSIEESLKMVNNVVEGYFTAQAVYNLAKKHKVDMPLVFATYQVLYESAEPKNIVKQLMQRELKGES, from the coding sequence ATGCAAAAGAGCATACTTGTCATAGGTGCAGGGGCATGGGGTACAGCGTTGGCTTTGCAACTAGCGTATAAAGGACATAACGTTAGAATTAGCTCATGGCGAGAGTCGCATAACCAAGAAATGCTAAAAAATCATAATAACATTAAGTATTTACCAAATATTGAAAAATTCCCAAACAATCTAACAGCTATTTCTAATTGGCAGGAGAGTATAGTTGATTTTGATCAAATATTAATAGCTACGCCTAGTTCTGGATTTAAAAATATACTTACTGAATTAAAAGAATATATATTACCTAAGCAAGGAATAATAAGTGCTACAAAGGGGTTTTGTCATAACAGTTATGCATTACTTGATGAAATAGCTAATGAAATACTACCAGGTACAAAATTTGCCTTGATTACAGGACCAAGTTTTGCCAAAGAAGTTGCTCAAAAGCTTCCGACAGCTGTAGTTGTAGCATCGAAAGATATTAAATACGCCAAAGAAGTTCAGCAACTTTTTAGTAACGAAAATTTTAGATGCTATACCACAACAGACATTATAGGTGCTCAAATTGGTGGAGCAGTTAAGAATGTTTTAGCAATTGCTGCAGGGATAGCTGCGGGAATGGATTTTGGAGTAAATGCCCATGCTGCACTTATAACAAGGGGATTAGCTGAGATTAAAAAACTTGGACTTAAGTTAGGGGCTGATTCAGAAACCTTTATAGGTCTTAGTTGCTTAGGTGATTTGTTATTAACATGTTCAGATAATCAGTCACGAAATCGTAGGTTTGGGTTATATATTGGTCAGGGCTATTCTATAGAGGAATCTCTAAAGATGGTTAATAATGTTGTAGAGGGCTATTTTACTGCTCAAGCAGTTTATAACTTAGCTAAGAAGCATAAAGTTGATATGCCATTGGTGTTTGCTACATACCAAGTATTGTATGAATCGGCTGAACCAAAAAATATAGTTAAACAGCTGATGCAACGTGAGCTTAAAGGTGAAAGTTAG
- a CDS encoding heavy metal translocating P-type ATPase: protein MTDSNRYLRFKVYGLDCIEEVNVIKKTLSKKIPAENMEFDLLNGKLLINQQDISSKEIISLIKKAGLNAIAWDKYLSNGKNPNFLSKYLRLITTSICGILIAFAYLFHSIDHGFMHAFIGSENDSSEIFLFISQLSYLLAIVFGSWFVFPKAISSIKRLDADMNLLMVIAIVCAIIIGQLFEAAVVSFLFALSLILESWSVSNARSAITKLMNLTPDTALVYCCNDKQFEEKPIAEINVGKRILIKPGQKIALDGIIIKGNSFINQAPITGESIPVEKQIEDEVFAGSINGNSAIEIKTTKTADNSSIAKVIQAVEHAQSKRSKAEKWVDKFARIYTPSMILLALIIAVFAPLILNQPWVNWIYQALVILVIACPCALVISTPISIVSSLAKAAQNGVLIKGGNFIEIPAKLKAIAFDKTGTLTQGKPSVKEIITNNNFSKKQLITIAASLEKTVDHPISKAIIDYANQNNIKIEEAVNTKVIGGKGIAGEIGDSYFWLGSHAFAHEKQLCEDTSLHNQAAKLGDDGFSLIFVGNNQEVIGTIAIQDGIKNNIQSSLKQLKALGVEQTVMLTGDNKGTAKAIAEQAGIDDFYAELLPEDKVTKIEELVNKYKNVAMIGDGINDAPALARSNLGIAMGAIGNDVAIETADIALMSDDISKLPWLIKHSRKTLNIIKQNITFSIVIKAIFISLAIADLATLWMAIAADMGATFIVIINALRLLKS from the coding sequence ATGACAGATAGTAATCGATATTTAAGGTTTAAAGTATATGGCTTAGACTGTATTGAAGAAGTAAATGTCATCAAAAAAACTCTAAGTAAAAAAATACCAGCAGAAAATATGGAGTTTGATTTACTTAATGGTAAACTTTTAATAAACCAACAAGATATTTCTTCAAAAGAAATTATTTCTTTGATTAAAAAAGCTGGTTTAAACGCTATAGCTTGGGATAAATATTTATCAAATGGTAAAAATCCTAATTTCTTAAGTAAATATCTACGTTTAATCACAACGTCAATCTGTGGAATTTTAATTGCTTTTGCATATTTATTCCACTCTATTGACCATGGGTTTATGCACGCGTTTATAGGTAGTGAAAATGATTCTTCCGAGATATTTCTTTTTATATCACAGCTTAGCTACTTACTAGCTATAGTATTTGGTAGTTGGTTTGTTTTTCCAAAAGCAATATCTTCTATAAAACGTCTTGATGCTGATATGAATCTACTTATGGTAATAGCTATAGTTTGTGCTATTATTATTGGTCAACTTTTTGAAGCTGCAGTTGTAAGTTTTTTATTTGCTCTTTCTCTTATACTTGAATCATGGAGCGTTAGTAATGCTCGTTCAGCGATAACTAAGCTTATGAATTTAACGCCTGATACTGCGCTAGTTTATTGCTGTAATGACAAGCAATTTGAAGAAAAGCCTATAGCAGAAATCAATGTAGGCAAAAGAATACTTATAAAACCAGGTCAAAAAATTGCTCTTGATGGAATTATTATTAAAGGTAATAGCTTTATAAATCAAGCTCCAATAACTGGTGAATCGATCCCTGTAGAAAAACAAATTGAAGATGAAGTTTTTGCTGGGAGTATAAATGGAAACTCTGCTATTGAAATAAAAACAACAAAAACTGCTGATAACTCATCAATAGCAAAAGTTATTCAAGCTGTAGAACACGCGCAATCAAAACGTTCCAAAGCAGAAAAATGGGTCGATAAATTTGCAAGAATCTATACTCCCAGCATGATACTACTTGCTTTGATAATCGCCGTATTTGCACCGTTAATTTTGAATCAGCCTTGGGTCAACTGGATATACCAAGCTTTAGTTATTCTTGTAATAGCTTGCCCTTGCGCACTAGTAATATCAACCCCGATATCTATAGTCTCTAGTCTAGCAAAAGCAGCGCAAAATGGGGTTTTAATTAAAGGAGGTAATTTTATTGAAATCCCTGCAAAACTTAAAGCTATTGCTTTTGATAAGACAGGTACTCTAACTCAAGGGAAGCCTAGCGTAAAAGAAATTATAACTAATAATAACTTTTCAAAAAAGCAGTTAATAACTATTGCTGCTAGTCTAGAAAAAACAGTGGATCATCCCATTTCTAAAGCAATCATTGATTATGCTAACCAAAACAATATAAAAATTGAAGAAGCTGTAAACACTAAAGTTATAGGAGGTAAGGGGATTGCTGGAGAAATTGGAGATTCTTACTTCTGGCTTGGTAGCCATGCTTTTGCTCATGAAAAACAACTTTGTGAGGATACTTCACTACATAATCAGGCAGCAAAACTTGGAGATGATGGCTTTTCATTAATATTTGTAGGTAATAATCAAGAAGTAATTGGTACTATAGCCATACAAGATGGTATAAAGAATAATATCCAAAGTTCCTTAAAACAACTAAAAGCATTAGGGGTTGAGCAAACTGTAATGCTTACAGGTGATAATAAAGGTACAGCAAAAGCTATTGCAGAGCAGGCAGGGATTGATGACTTTTATGCTGAACTTTTACCTGAAGATAAAGTAACTAAAATTGAAGAACTTGTTAATAAATATAAAAATGTAGCAATGATTGGAGATGGTATAAATGATGCTCCGGCTCTTGCTAGATCTAATCTAGGTATTGCTATGGGAGCTATTGGTAATGACGTTGCGATAGAAACTGCAGATATTGCTCTAATGTCTGATGATATCAGTAAGCTACCGTGGTTAATCAAGCACTCACGAAAAACTCTAAATATAATAAAACAAAACATAACCTTTTCTATAGTTATAAAAGCCATTTTTATATCGTTAGCTATTGCCGATTTAGCCACCCTATGGATGGCGATTGCAGCAGATATGGGGGCAACTTTTATTGTTATAATAAATGCTTTAAGATTACTAAAATCTTAG
- a CDS encoding LysR substrate-binding domain-containing protein, whose translation MRITLKQLQVFVNTAKAESISIGAEKCFISQAAASMSLSQLESMLGITLFDRLGKRMKLNSNGQALLNQAIQIIDRVSELESFAYEDKPLAGKITIGASTTIANYILPKHLARFRNLYPNVEIELICDNTKEIIHKVETLTCDVGFVEGYCHNDCIESTIWQEDKLVIMSNINHPLANKKNLKITDLLEYNWVLREQGSGTFEIFSKAIKNHLPQLKKEIIFNNTEAIKQYISNSQCLTCLSHAIVEQSWDATQYQILDTKDLNLKRNFYKLLHKTKYHTNLTQTFCHFLEEENI comes from the coding sequence ATGCGAATTACATTAAAACAACTTCAAGTTTTTGTAAATACTGCTAAAGCTGAATCAATAAGTATTGGTGCTGAAAAATGCTTTATCTCACAAGCAGCTGCAAGTATGTCATTATCACAACTTGAAAGTATGCTTGGTATAACTTTATTTGATAGGTTAGGTAAGCGTATGAAATTAAACTCTAATGGGCAAGCTCTCCTAAACCAAGCTATACAGATTATTGATAGAGTTTCAGAACTAGAATCTTTTGCTTATGAAGACAAGCCCCTAGCTGGTAAAATTACTATTGGAGCTAGTACAACAATAGCAAACTATATACTACCAAAACATCTTGCACGATTTAGAAACCTCTATCCTAACGTAGAAATAGAACTAATTTGTGATAATACCAAAGAAATAATACATAAAGTTGAAACCTTAACTTGTGATGTAGGCTTTGTTGAGGGATATTGTCACAATGATTGTATTGAGTCAACAATATGGCAAGAAGATAAGTTAGTAATTATGTCTAATATAAACCATCCTCTAGCAAATAAAAAAAATTTAAAGATAACAGATTTACTCGAATATAATTGGGTACTAAGAGAACAAGGATCAGGAACATTCGAAATATTTTCTAAAGCAATCAAAAACCATCTACCTCAACTAAAAAAAGAAATCATTTTTAACAACACAGAAGCTATAAAACAATATATCTCTAATAGCCAGTGTCTAACATGTTTATCTCATGCTATTGTAGAACAATCCTGGGACGCTACACAATACCAAATCTTAGATACCAAAGATTTAAATTTAAAAAGAAATTTTTATAAACTTTTACACAAAACAAAATATCATACAAACCTGACCCAAACATTTTGTCATTTTCTTGAGGAAGAAAACATATAA